The Zonotrichia albicollis isolate bZonAlb1 chromosome 21, bZonAlb1.hap1, whole genome shotgun sequence genome segment CCCGGAGCTCACCCTCAGGGTGCTGGGGGAGACTCTCTCCAtcgggcacaggggcagggaacaCCCGGGCTGTCCCTGGCACTGCGGCAGGAACACAAAGCCCCCTCTGCTGCCAGGTACCCCCAGCTGCCAGGTACTCCCTGCCCAGGGGCAAGGAGGGGGTGCCCGATGGATATCCGGGTGGTGCTCGGCTGTCCTGGGGGTGGCAAAGCTGGGAGCCAGCCCAAGGACCTGGGTGGCAAAGCTGGAGCACTTGGGGGCACAGGGGAACACCAACGGTGGCAAGGGGCAcaaagagcagggctgggggcaggatgAGGTATCTGGGCTGTGGATCCCCGCGGGGGCTGGACACAGACCCTTGGGCATAACCTGGGTGTTTGCACCCAGAAATGGTTTAGCCCCAACGACGGACGGGCTAAGCCGGTGTGAAGGGTGTGGAGAATCCTTGGGGACCAGCCCAGGTCCCCGGGGctctccccttcctccctgaTCCCCCTGCCCGGTGCAACCCCTTCGCAGAGCAGGTAAAATGAGCTGGGTGCTCACAGCCCGGCTCTGTCAGGTTCGGGGGCGGTCGGGCTGGGCTCGGCTGCCCCGCACCTGGGTGGGGGGAACGGGGACCGACTCCGGGCACATCACGTGGCTTCCCTTACATAATTCCCTGATAAACAACATGTGTTACCAGTTCCCGCTAGGATTGCaaaatgctgctgtggggacagagggcTGCTCCCCCCGCGGGGCCCCGCACCTGCCTGCGGCCTTGGCCGGGCTCCACACGGGGACAAGGGCTCGgatgaggggctgcagcgttaaccctgcagctccccagcccctgcctctctCTGAAAGGTGCTGCCGCGCAGGCAGGAGTCCAGCAGCCCCTCGGGGAATGaactctgcagggctggggcaggggaacGGGATGTTTCCCAGCCCCTGGAGATGGGAAGCAGGACTGTGGGAATAAGATTTCCTCCGCCGGGTCCCTGAGTGATCTCCCAGCTTGTTGGGGGAAAAGGCAGATGCTGTGGTCTCCCTCAGAGCCCTCAAGTCCATGCTCCCTGTGGCCCCAGGCTCCCTGTGGTTCCCCTCAGTGCTTGCCCCTGCCAGCTGGATCAGGAATCACCACAATTCTGCCCTGCTGTCCGTGGCTGAGGAAGGCTTGCAGAGAAGATGGCAGGGGTCTGCATGGAAGGGGTCTGCAGAGTCCCCCCAacaccccctggcaccccccAGCCAGGAGCACATGCCCAAGGCACTGGCAGGCCatggtgcaggcagtgctggcctggctggggcagACCAAGAGGTGACTGGCCTGTACACAGGCTCTTCTCTGAGGCATTTATTGGGGTGttgctggctcctgcaggagagtgaggcacagagcagagggggGACACAAGTTGGGGGGGCACAGGACAAGGACAGacacagctgccagcacagctggaagGGCTGAGGAGCTCAGGTCTGTGTGGCCATGGGCTGCTGGCTGAGGTGagggctgagctctgggacCCTCTGGAAACTCCATCTGCACCTACAGCTTTGTTTCTGGAAGGAAGAGAAGTGCTGAGGGGCTGGCGGGGGTGTCCAAGCCCAGCACCAGGGCTGAAGACCTACCTCTGCCTTGCCAAGCACCAATGACAAGTAATGGAGCTGTCCCCAAGGACCCCAGGCTTCACCCCAGCgtgcccctgtgccaggacaTCTCATCCTAGATCAGACCTCACCCCAGGAAACACCAGTATAGATCCATCAAGCCCAGTCTGACCCATGTGGCAAGTGAGCGGGGTTTGCTTTGCCACCTGATGCCCATCGTGAGTGATGGTTTGCCACACAAGGGCACAAGCTCTGTCCTGGGGAATGGTCTGGCATGGCCCTTCccgtgccagcccagccctcccaCATTCCTGGGGCAGGACCACACAGCCACAGTGCAGCGTGGATCTGGCCCAGTGTGCCCAGCCCACTGACAGGACAGGGTCACCCAGCTGGTGCCCAGTGAGGGACCAAGCCTGGCACATGGGGGCACCCAGCGCATCACCCAGCATCCCCAACTCACCATCGAGGACGTGAAATTCATCTGCAGAGTCACAAAATCCTGAAAGAGATAGAGCCCAGGGGGATCACCTTGTCTGGGACCTGgcaccccccagcccctgcacccccaggacactgcagggcacagccccatcctTGCATCTTTGTCCCTGGGGTGGCCAGAGCACGGGGACAGAGCCCACACGGGTCTCCCAGAGGAGCATGTGCCACCCACCATAGGTGGGGAAGTAGTAGGTGACATCCTGGCTCAGCCCCACGGCCCTGGCGCGCTGCTCGAACTTGTCCACGACGGCGTCACTGACGCGGCTGCTCCGTCCTGCAAGCAGGGAGAcaccagcactggctgcaggcCCCAGCTGGCCCTGGCCCAAAGCCACCCACGTCCCTACACAGGGCCCAGGGGGCTTTCAGCTCAGAGAAGTGGGCTCCCAGTTTCCCCCTCCCCCACagcatctgggaaccattctccAGCTAGGAGTGACCCCCATTCCATGTTGGGTCCTCCAAGGCCTCAGCTGGCCTCTCCAGAGTCCAGCACAGGTTTCCCACCACTGTCATTCACCTGCCATGAGACCCCGAGCCCCAACCTACCATAGAGCTTAACAGAGATGCCGCGGCCCTTCTGGTAATAGAGAATGATGAAGCTGCTGGGGTCAGCCTCACCCACCACCACATCcactttgctgcttttcctaTGGCCTGGGAAAGACGAGACGCTAGCCCAGTTAGTCCCAGTCAGTCCTGGTTAGCCCCAGCATCATCCAGGGGCTTCTTTTCACCACAAGCCGAGTGTGCGAGCAGTGAAAATCAGAACCAGAGTGGGACAACCCCACAGGCACCAGCCCATGGTGTAACCTGTAATGGCATCTGGCACTTAGTGACCCAAGACACAAAATACTAGGAGTGCACTGGGAAGAGGGACATTGGTACCAAAACCCTGCTGAGAGCAGGACTGAGGGCTCCAGCAGCCTcctggggggactggggggcCCCAGAGCAGTCTCCCTCACCCTTCAGCAGGAAGCGTCCGGGGGCCTGGGCGGGAAGGTAGTGCTGCCTGATTTCCCAGCAcatcctgtccctgcagggggagaggaggaggagatgtcaGTACAGGCTGTGGAGGATCTTCTAGGATCCCTGCAACCCTGCCTGCCAAGGCACACATGCTGTTTCCTTGGGACTCGGTTTTCTCCCCAGGGAAAGATGTCCCAGAACACTGGGGAGACATTGTGAGAGATGCTGAGCTCAAGGAGTCCCTGCCACCTCCCTGCAACGCTGAGCCTGGTCAGGACCTTAGGGCCCATCAGGCTGGGGAAAGTGCTCACAGATGTGCTGAAGGTCCCCATCCTCAGACAGGCTGCTCCTAGGATAGTCCTAAGAGCCAGTCCTGGGCTGGGCAGCCTTAGAGCCACCACGTCTCAGttttgccagcctggctgtcCTCACACTGAccagcctgggcacccccagctcGGCTTGGGCTAGTGGACATGTGGGTGGCAGAGTGTCCATCATGACCAGAGCACCCATCGTGGCCAGGGTTTTGACTACAAAATTCCTTGGAGGGTATCCCACCCATATTTGCTTCTGGGGCAGCTCTGTCCTCTTTGGAGCCTATGGCCAGGGCACTGGCACTGCTCTCAGTCCCCATCCCAAGGCACTGGTCCTGTTCCAccctgcctgcagcatccctgtcTCTGCCCACGGCCCCCGTGCCTGGCATCACTCACAGCTTCCTGAAGGTGCTGATGGCCAGGCTCTGCCCATCCAGGACGGTCATTGTCACTGTCGTGGCCTCCAGCTGGTGGCTGTGCTCTGCCAGGTAGCTGCAGCGGGAGGCCATGCCGACCAGGAACCACTTCCCTGAGAGCTGCATGGCACAGGGGTGGCACCATCTGCTGGGCCACAAGCCTGGAGTGCCACCACTCAATCACCTTGAGCACCCTCTCTCTCATTCatcagctctgcccacagctgtTCCTGTCCCAGCCTTGCACACAGGGCACAGTGGCCCTTCAGGGGCTGGTTGGTGGGGTGGCAGGGCAGAATGAGCCTGgcatggggacaggctgggggtATGGAGGGGCTGCCCAAGGCACCTGCCCATGGCTCACACtgcccacagcactgcaggcacCCCAGTGCCACACTGGGTGTCTGTTGGCATCACAGAATGCCGCAGGCCCAGCTCGCCCcgccagcagagccctgagctcagccccagccccacagtgagAGCGGCTGCACCGGCGCTCCGGCAGCTCCACATGAGTAAGGAAGGGGCTCCTGTGAGGCtccggccccagccctgctccgcgggcagctctgcaggcagcgcTGGGGCTGAGCCGGGCTCAGGCAGGCCTGGCTGTGTGGGGGGCGCAccgagggctgggaggctgagCCTGGGGAGGACAGCGGGGGTCAGACCTGGAGGGGGACACGGGACGGGCTGCAATGGTGGGCCTGGGGAGGAAGGGCGCAGGGGGTCAGCGCTGGACGGGCATGCCGGCCGGGGATACAGGAGGGTGGGCTGCAATGCCGGGTCTGGGGGGACACACGGCACGGGAGCCACCGCggctctctgcagcccaccCGAGTGCGGGGCCGGCGGATGCCCACAGAGCCCTCACCTGGTGGAGGCTGAGCGCCTCCTGAGCTGCCACTTTTTCGAGCGCACTCTGGGGAGGGGGCGGCCGCCGTCTCCGcgccgccctctgccccctcgcCGTGAGGAGCAGCccgaggagcaggagggtgcgcAGGGCCGCCATGTGCTGCTGTGCGAGGCCGGCGCTGCCGGGAAGCGGCGGGGCCAGGCGGGCACGGCCGGGAGCCAGGAGCCCTGGGGGCGGCTGGACGAGGTCATGGCCGGGGTGAGCGCAGAGAGCGGGGCCGGGACAAGGCGGGCGGCTGAggaggggccgggccgggccgggggctccCGGGATGGGCGGGGCCTGTTTGGAACAGGGCGTGGCTTAAGGGGACATAGACATGTCCTATGGGGGCGTGGTGCGAGGAGGGCGTGGTGCGCGAAGGGGGCGTGGTCTTCGGGGGCGTGGTCGgaccgggcggggcggggcagcgctGGCTGCGGAGTGCGGAGGCACTCCTGAGCGATCGCGCCGCGCTCGGCTCGCTGTGTCTGGCACGCTGCGGGGAGCTCTGTGCTCGAGCCGTCGGGGCTGCGGCTGGACGCGCCCGGTGATTGGCCGGCGGGggagcgccggcagcgccggccGGAAGtggcgcggcggggcgggggcagcGGAGCCGCCGAGGTGcggggggacagcggggacaccgGGCACGGAACGGGGGGAACACCGGGCACGGAGAACACCGAGAACACCGGGAACACTGGGCACGGCACGGGGGGAACACCGGGGACAGCGGGCACGGCACGGGGGGAACACCGGGCACGGGAGATACCGGGGACACCGGGCACGGCACGGGGGAAACACCGGGCACGGGGAACACCGGGACACCGAGCACGGCACGAAGGGAGCAGCGGGCAGCGCTCGGGAGGGCCGCGGGCCCTGGGCGGGTGCGCGTCCCCGCTCCGGGCCTGACGCCGGCCCCGCTCGGTTGCAGGCGCGGCGGCAGAATGACACGATGGACGCGGGCTGCCCCCGGCTCCCGGACACCGTCCTGTTCGAGATCTTCCTGTACCTGGACCACGCTGACGTCCTCTCGGTGGGGCTCGTCTGCCAGCAGTGGCGCGCCGTGGCCCGCGACGAGTTCTTGTGGAAGGAGCTTTTCTACCGCTACTACCGCGTGTCCCGGGACGTGCCCCGGCACCCAGGTGCGCTCCGGGGCGGCGCCTGCCCTGAGCCCGGACCGAGACCGCTCTGCTGCCACTGCCGGGCGCTGCAGCCCTCGATCCGCGGTGCCTCGGCTGTGTCCCGGTGCCCCGGGCTGAGATGGGCACGGGAAGGGCTCTGGGTCTGCCCGGACCCTGCAGAAATGGGGGTCCAAATGCTGAAAATGCTTTGCCTTTCCCCTCTTCTCACAGAAAGGTTTcctgagctccctgggcaggtgcTGTCTGTAGCTGCTATCCAGggagatcccgggagctgcagtGAGTCTCCACGGGCTGCTGCATCCCAGCCTCCATGGCATCTGTGCAGTCACTCCTGCCTTGGATCCCTCCTTTCTGGCACTTGGAGCCCCTGTGCTGCAGTTGTGCCCCTTCTGCAGCGGGAACAggccctgccaccagcacctttggctgaggctgggctctgcagggacacccgTGCTGACTGGGGGATGAGTGGCCCTGGgacagcactggggacaggtgCTGAGtcagcagctgccctgcatCACCAGggcaggttggacttgatgtgggctcccagcaggagctggcagagcctggcaaggctgtccctgtgtcagaAGGCTCgggggtggcagtgctgtggtcacagctgtgctccctgctgagcacacGTGCTGACAGCAGTTTGGGGCAGTGTGACAGCTCTGtcacagcagctgggagctgccagagcccccGTGCTGCCCAGGGGGGTTCTCCCCGAGCAGCCCATGCCCGGTGTGttgtggggctgtgctgagggagtTGGATCCTGGATTGGGAATTGCAGTGGCTACAGAAGGGCAGGAGGAAATGCCAAGGATCAGGCAGTGGGAGCTGATCTCcttgcagcaggagcacctctgCAGAAGGGCTCCCAGGGGAGGTGGATGTTGATGGGATTCCTCCAGGCTCTGTGACTGCTCTTGCAGACCCTGGGagctccctggggctgaggATGTTCTCTTTAGGGTTTTTCTGAAGCCTCTTGACCAGGCTcattccctcccagccccctAGAGCTGCTTAgtcagctgccagccctgttcGTGAGCACTAATTAGGATCAGGCAGTTGTTGTAGCTCAGTAAGGTGTTGAGGCCCctccctggcagggagctgtgggcaccctgcacagggcagcagggcaggggcagctggcagccgtgggcaggggctggagctcgAGTgtgggggctgccctgggcgGCCCCATGGTTAGAGGAATGGTATTCAGTGGGTCTGTAAGATGAAATGTTGGGTTTGCTTGGCCAAACGGGGCCTGCCCAGGCTTTTCCCAGCTGGATGGGCTAGGACCAGGAGGTCCAGAGGGGGCTGAAGCCTTGAGCAGCAGTGGGATGTGCTGGCAGCAAGCtggtccctgcctgcaggagcagttGCCTCCTGGACTGCAGCCTGTTCCAAAAAATCCTTCAGTCCTGTTCAGTGTCACTAGGAAAGTTGGCCCTTATCCATATACATGTCTAATCCTCTTTGCTTCTCTGGGATTTGCTGCTGCAAGAAGTCTGTAGGCTGCCTGGCCAGGCCCTTCgttaaaaattttctttatttggtttttattgTCCGTCAGTAAGACTCCCATGAGTgtgccccaggctgtgctcagcacGCTGTGCTCAGCTTCTGTTCTTGTCTTTCATTTTTTCAAGTCTCTTTCCTCATggagatgcttttttcctggtCCCAGACCCTTTCTGGAGCCGTATTAATTCTGTGTGAGACAAGACAGAGGTaaccagtgcagagctgggtaTGGTGAGGAGCAGCTTCTCTCCGGTCCCACCTGGGTGGTTTGGTTGTGCTGGCACACATGTTCCTTCTCAGGACTGTTTTGGTCTGAAGGCAGCACCTGTGCCTGGTTCAGTGCTGGTCTGGAGAGCAGGAGTGTGCtgtggagctgtgtgtgtgctgcaagAAAGGGGTTTGTGTGTATGGGAGTAGGGAAGctgctgaggaaatgctgagggctggtagctgagctgcagccctgggctggtgccccagcagagctcctggcCTTGCTCACAGGAGCCAGGATTGGTTTATCAGAGCCTGGTGCCATGtctggcccagctctgcttccctcccctcaCACTCATGCcccgtgtccctgctgtgctgcaggtgctgtCTCGTGGTACGAGGAGTTCCAGAGGCTCTACGACACCATCCCCTGCGTGGAGGTGCAGGCCCTGAAGGAGCACAATGACCAAGTTTTGCACCTGAGCTTCTCCCACTCTGGCTGCCTGTTTGCATCATGCTCCAAAGATTGCACGGTCAAGGTAAAGTGGTAGGTGCCCTGTCTGGCTCTTGCAGCCTTGGTCCAGTGGGGCTTGGCCCTGAGCAGCCTTTGGGAAGTCTGTGCAGAGGTTTGACCAGATGTCCCTGGACTTGGGCTGCTTCCTGTGGGTGCTGAGCTGTCTTCTAAGCCATAGAACTAATGACTCTTGCAAGTGTAGCCTTGAGGGCTGTATGGAGCTCCAGCCTGTGTGGAGGTGGCTGAGGTGCTTTGCTTTCTAGGTGCAGATCAGTGTCCTGTTGTGCCCTGGGTCTGATGAAGACTGGGGAGATAATGATCCACTGCAGTGGATCATGTCCTCCCTGAGTGGTTGTCCTGGGAGGAATCTGTCTGAACATTCTGGAAATCCAGCTGTGATAGCACCATTCACTGCCTGAACACCTCCTCTGGCCAGTGGAGCAGCAGTTCTCCATTTGGCTCCTCTCCGTTTTCTGTCAGGGGAATGGACAGGGGTGTGGTGAGCAGAAGGTAGTTAAATGGGGTTTTTGATACTGTTTGTTTTTCATGTCCTGGTGAGTACTGGCAGAACAGATAAAGGAGAACCACTGTCAGCCttctcagcagcttcctgaCTGTCCCATCTCTCTGTAGATCTGGAGCAATGATCTGGACatctccctgcagcacagctccaacATGAGGCCATACAACTGGAGCTACacccagttctcccagttcaACTCGGATGactccctgctgctggtgtCCGGTGTCTTTGTGGGGCCTCACAACTCCTCCTCAGGGGAGATTGCTGTCATCAGCATGGGTAAGTGGGGCTCCCCCGGGCATATGAGTGCTGGGTGAGGGGGTTCCCTTCTCCTTTGGGTGTGCAGTGCCTTGTCTCAGCTCGTTCTGACTCCTGAGCTGAGGGGCTCTGATCACAGCTCTAGAGGGGAGACCTCGCAGACAGCCTTAGCTCTGCTCAGGTCactgcagcagcacctcagggCAGTGCTTGTGTATTTACCCTCACTGCTCTTCTAAGTGCCACTGTGGGCAAGGGTTACCCACATCACTCACCTTGGAGCTCCTGCCTATGGCATGTGTGGTGCTTGGCATAGAGCTACAAAaacccagaatggtttgggttggaagagaccttaaggCTCAGCTTATTCCAACTGACTTGAGAATGCCCAAGATTTTAAGACAACTAACCCAGAGTATTTCCTTTGGGCAGTGTCCCAACCAAAGGGCAGAAATTCTGATGGAAGTTTTGCTGCTCCAAGGGGGATGGGCTCCACTGACCTCCACTGGGCCTTGTGGTCAGGTCATGGAATCACACGCTGGttttggaaaggaccttaaagcccatcccattccacccctgccatggcagggacacctcccactgtcccaggtgctcccagccctgcccagcctggccttgggcactgccagggatccaggggcagccacagctgctctgggcaccctgtgccagggcctgcccaccctgccagggaacaattcccaattcccaatatcccatccatccctgcactctggcactgggagccattccctgggtcctgtctctccatcccttgtcccaggttcctctccagctctttcAGAACTCTAAGGTCTTGTCAGAGTCTTCTCTTTTtcaggctggacacacccagccCTCTCAGCCCATCTCCAGAGGAAAGTGGCTGCATGCAGCTCTCAGGTCACCTTTGTGGCCGTGGTCTCACCCTTAGGTGTCACAGGACTTTCTGAGGTGTTGTCACCTGAGCCTCCTTCActtgtgctgcagctctgtgcatgAGGCTCATTCCCCCTGTTATCTCACCATCTTTGTGCAGAGTCCCACAGTACCAGCAATCAGGAGTGCAGCAGGAAGCAGGAGTGCACGGCTGCCTTGGCTGGAGAGGCCCCAGGCTGCAGGGGTGGGAGGGAAATTCTGTGTGTGTTTAACTCCTGCTTGTCCCCAGGGcctgctctgggccctgctcagGGGAAGGGTGGGAGGTTGAATTGCTCTGTGCTCTGGCTCTGTGCACTGCCCTGTTATTTTGGTTTCCTTTGTGCAAGGTATCATCACACatttctggagaaaagagaaataatctGTCTCTGTAGCAGTGGCTGGGAGCTGGATGGGGGTTGGCCCCTCCTACAGAGACCTGGATCCACTTCCTCTGTCCCACACGGTTTCTCCAGGGCTCTTGCTGGAAGTCACTGCCTCACTCTCATGTTTCCCTTCCAGAGAACTTCACGCTGCTTTCCAGGGTGAGGAATAAGCCCTATGATGTGTTTGGCTGCTGGCTGAACGAAACCAACTTGATATCAGGCAATCTGCATCGGATTGGACGCATCACCTCGTGCTCAGTTCTGTGGCTGAACAATGCTTTCCAGGTGAGCTGCCTTCCTTCCAGCTTCACAGGCAGTGCAGCTtcctgctggcacctgggggagggagagctgcagggaaggatGGCTCAATCCTCCTGTCCTCCCTGTTTGTCTCCTCTGACTTGCCCTCAGGTTCCTGAGCTCGAGGCAGCCCTTGCATGAGGTTTCTCCATGCTCAGTTATTATACTCACTGCAGTATTTTAACTCTGCCCTCAGATCTCATTAACTTTTGCCACATTAATTAGGCTGAGGTGTTGGCTGCAGTGCTCCACAGCGTGCATTGCCCaacagcagggctgctgaggtCCTTGATAGTCTGAAGCTGGTCCTGGGAGTGCTGTAGCCTGGCCTGTGTCCCAGCAATGGgacccttctcccttctcccacctGGTAGCTCAGGGTGTTGGTGTGAGCTGGAGGCTGAGCTCTCGGtcctgcctggccttgctgaGGTTTCTTGGGCCAGATGCTGTCTCTGATTCCGTGGTGAGACTTGGAGAGCTGAGTGTGCTGGCCTCAAACTGCTCGTTCACTCCCTAGCACTTGGGCTGCTGAGTCGGGTTCCCCATGTTTTGCCTCTGTTTCAGTGCCACACCTGCACATCCCCACGTTTTGTGATTTTAACAAGATGCTGACCCCAGGTAAAACCTCTGTTAGCAGAGACTTTTCCCACAGCCACATCTCCGTGCTGCACTGAGGCATTAACCAGCATTACACCTTCCATCCCTGAGAGGCCAGGAAGGACCTTGCCCATAACAGGGGCATGGGAGTACAGCTGTAGGCTGGGAACAGTGAGGCAGAGAAGGACCTGCTCGGTGTGTCTGGAGCAGATACCAAGCTGCCCCTGCTGAGGGGTACAAGCAcgctccaggagcacagggattCTCTGCCACTGCTGTTGTGGGACAGAGGAATCCTACTTCATGCTTATCACAGAGGCCTGTTCCTGAAATCCTTGTCAATCATAAAATGTAGAGTATCCTGAGGTGGAAGGAACCCACAAggatcaagtccagctcctggctctgcactgtAAA includes the following:
- the C8G gene encoding complement component C8 gamma chain isoform X1; translated protein: MAALRTLLLLGLLLTARGQRAARRRRPPPPQSALEKVAAQEALSLHQLSGKWFLVGMASRCSYLAEHSHQLEATTVTMTVLDGQSLAISTFRKLDRMCWEIRQHYLPAQAPGRFLLKGHRKSSKVDVVVGEADPSSFIILYYQKGRGISVKLYGRSSRVSDAVVDKFEQRARAVGLSQDVTYYFPTYGFCDSADEFHVLDETKL
- the C8G gene encoding complement component C8 gamma chain isoform X2, with protein sequence MTSSSRPQGSWLPAVPAWPRRFPAAPASHSSTWRPCAPSCSSGCSSRRGGRGRRGDGGRPLPRVRSKKWQLRRRSASTRDRMCWEIRQHYLPAQAPGRFLLKGHRKSSKVDVVVGEADPSSFIILYYQKGRGISVKLYGRSSRVSDAVVDKFEQRARAVGLSQDVTYYFPTYGFCDSADEFHVLDETKL